The genomic DNA TGAGTTGAAGTGTATCAACGACCTATTTAGGTGTCTTACAGTGCGGTTGGATTTGAAGGGAAATTATTATCTAGAAAACGTTGTAAAATACCAACCATATCTGCCAAATCATTGCCTTCAAATTTAAGTGAAGCACAAGCATCAACAGTGACATTTCTTAATTGTTGTTTCAGTTGACGCCCTTCATCGGTCAATGAAATATTAAGGTTACGTTCGTCTTCAGGGTTTCTAATTTTTTCAACAAATCCTTGCGCAACCAACTTTTTAATAAGTGGTGTGAGTGTACCTGAATTTAAATAAATTCGGTCACCTAAACGTTTAATATTGATCACTTCATCATCTTCTATTGAAATCAATGTAATATAACCTGTATATGTGAGATTATAGTTTTTTAAATGCGCGCTATACTTTTTAATGACTTCTTTGGAAGCGACATAAAATAAAAAGCATAATTCTTTATTTAAATTTTTATCTTGATTTGTCATTTTCAGACCCCCAGTATATAGAAGTGATTATTTCTATTATAACACTTTTCTCTTGATTCAAAAGAAGGTATAAAATATAATCAAATAGCACTTGATTAAATGGATTATTATAAAAATAAAAGAAAGGTGATACTTATGGCACTTAATCAAAACTTTGAGGAAATAATGACAGGAAGACGCTCGGTAAAATTATTTGACGAATCTGTTAAAATTCCACGTTCAGAAATGAATGAGATGATTAGAAAAGCGACGTTAGCACCTTCATCAATTAACATGCAACCATGGCGCTTTGTAGTGGTTGACACTGAAGAAGGTAAAGATACATTACGTCCACTTGTTCAATTTAATACACGCCAAAACGATTCATCTGCAGCGATGATTGTTATTTTCGGTGATATGTTAAATTATGAATATGCAGAAGAAATCTACGGTTCTGCAGTTGAACAAGGCTTTATGCCAGAAGATGTTAAAGTTGACCTTGTTAAACGTTTTGTAGGTATGTATGAAGGTCTTGATCAACAATCAATGAATGACATTGTTAAAGTGGACAGCAGTTTAGCTGCAATGCAGTTAATGTTAGTTGCACGTGAACATGGTTATGATACGAACCCAATTGGTGGTTTTGAAAGAGAAAAAATTGCTGAAGGTTTAGGATTAGACCCTCAACGTTATGTACCTGTTATGATCGTAGCTATTGGTAAAGCAGCCCAAGAAGGTCGTCCAAGTGCACGTTTAGATGTAGACAGAATCGTTCAATACCGTTAAACCTAAAGAGGCATTGCTATTCGCTTTGTAAAGAGTGGCTTCATTGCGAATATGTTCTCCATCCCCAAGGCTAAAATGAACGTAACTTTCATTTTCTTAAATGAGATCAATTGCCACATAATTAAAGTGATAGTGACTGATGAACAAATTAATGGTGATAGACCAGATTTGCATCTGTTGCTATCACTTTTTTTGCAATTTTTAGCTAAAAATTTGATAATACAATCATAAGTAGTAAAGTGGTAAGTAGTGAGAACATCGATGACATGGGAGTAAAGACAAAAAATGATAAAACGCGTATTCAATCAATATGGGGTGAGAACATGTTTGTAGAAAAAAACGCGACAATCAATGTTCAAAGTTTGAAGCATGAATTTGCAAGCTATCGAATTGAAGATTTAAAGCATTTGGACCAACCTGAGGAAATCATCGCATTTGTAGCACTGGAACATTCGTATCGCGCGGCGTTAGAAGAGATTAGTACAAAATTGAGGATACTAGACGAAGATTTCCAAGTCAAAAATGCCCATAATCCAATTCACCATATGGAGCGACGAGTGAAAAAGCTACCTAGTTTACTCCAAAAACTTAAAAGAAAAGGCATCGAAATCAGCGCGAAAGCTGCACAGACACATATCATGGATATTGCAGGAATTCGAGTCATCTGTAATTATATTGATGACATTTATACTGTGGAGCAACTATTGTTAAAACAAGCAGACATTAAATTGTTGAAGCGTAAAGATTACATCGAAGTGCCTAAGCAAAACGGCTATAAAAGTTTGCACATTGTTGTTTCAGTCCCTATATTTTTGACAGATGGGACGGTTGAAACGCCCGTTGAAATCCAATTACGTACGATTGGGATGGATATGTGGGCGAGTTTAGAACATAAATTGCATTATAAAAACACAAATGGCAATACAGACGTTTATCGTCATACATTGAAAGAATGTGCGCTTGAAATTGCAAATGTTGAACGCAAAATGCAGCGTATTCATCTCAATATTCAACAAGATGATGTGAGCAATCAAAATACAACGCATCATCCCCATTTGGAAGAATAACCTGATGTTATTCATAAGCATGCAACCAACGCATATGAAACATTGGTATAAATAAAACGCTATGTAAAAAGGACATATTAAGAAATCGAAAGGTGTATTGATTTCTCAATATGTCCTTATTCAATGCGATAAAGACTACGTTGTTGATGGGGTAATTGATGAATAAAAGGTTCAGGATCTTCGGCAAAACGATTACCAATACCGCCCTTCATACGTTGAAAATGGAGGTGAGGGCCTGTTGTTTGTTCTCCCGTATTACCAGATTGTGCGATGACATCTCCAGGAGAGACAGTATCGCCGGCTTTAACTTCATATCGGTTTAAATGCATAAACCATTGATAATGTGTGCCGTCAGCTTCGCGAATCTCTAAAACATTGCCACCTAATTTATTTTTAAAGGTACGTGTCACAGTACCGTGCGTTGGCGCAAGGATTTTTGTGTTTTCAGGTAAAGCGTAGTCGATACCATAATGACGGGAATCGCCATTAAATGATACACCATGACTATACTTTCCAAATCCATGTGTTTTTCGATCAGGATGTATATACTTTTCATATTGAGCTGTATACCAATGTGTGAGCTGTGACTTGAGCGTGCGGTCATTCCGAAGCACAGTAAAAGTCACTCCTAGCATGATCATAGAGAAAAGTATAAAAAATAAGGA from Staphylococcus schleiferi includes the following:
- a CDS encoding M23 family metallopeptidase, which gives rise to MKRSLFFILFSMIMLGVTFTVLRNDRTLKSQLTHWYTAQYEKYIHPDRKTHGFGKYSHGVSFNGDSRHYGIDYALPENTKILAPTHGTVTRTFKNKLGGNVLEIREADGTHYQWFMHLNRYEVKAGDTVSPGDVIAQSGNTGEQTTGPHLHFQRMKGGIGNRFAEDPEPFIHQLPHQQRSLYRIE
- a CDS encoding MarR family winged helix-turn-helix transcriptional regulator encodes the protein MTNQDKNLNKELCFLFYVASKEVIKKYSAHLKNYNLTYTGYITLISIEDDEVINIKRLGDRIYLNSGTLTPLIKKLVAQGFVEKIRNPEDERNLNISLTDEGRQLKQQLRNVTVDACASLKFEGNDLADMVGILQRFLDNNFPSNPTAL
- a CDS encoding GTP pyrophosphokinase family protein, producing the protein MFVEKNATINVQSLKHEFASYRIEDLKHLDQPEEIIAFVALEHSYRAALEEISTKLRILDEDFQVKNAHNPIHHMERRVKKLPSLLQKLKRKGIEISAKAAQTHIMDIAGIRVICNYIDDIYTVEQLLLKQADIKLLKRKDYIEVPKQNGYKSLHIVVSVPIFLTDGTVETPVEIQLRTIGMDMWASLEHKLHYKNTNGNTDVYRHTLKECALEIANVERKMQRIHLNIQQDDVSNQNTTHHPHLEE
- a CDS encoding nitroreductase family protein yields the protein MALNQNFEEIMTGRRSVKLFDESVKIPRSEMNEMIRKATLAPSSINMQPWRFVVVDTEEGKDTLRPLVQFNTRQNDSSAAMIVIFGDMLNYEYAEEIYGSAVEQGFMPEDVKVDLVKRFVGMYEGLDQQSMNDIVKVDSSLAAMQLMLVAREHGYDTNPIGGFEREKIAEGLGLDPQRYVPVMIVAIGKAAQEGRPSARLDVDRIVQYR